In Streptococcus gallolyticus subsp. gallolyticus DSM 16831, the sequence ATGTGAGGGAATTTTGTGACTAAAAGGTAAGCTAAAATCAAGTCTAGGGCAAGCGTTGATAGACGTGCGACAAAAAATTTGACAAAACGGTTAAACCAGCCTGTTCGAACTTGATTAAAGACGAAGTAGTCGTTTGTAAAGAAGGCAAACACGATAGCAATGACGTTAGCGATAACTGCGGAAGTCGTTGCCGATTGCGTTAGGGCAAAGATGACTAAGCGTGTTCCCATGTAAACGAGTGTGGCAAGAACACCGAAAAATAAGTATTTAAAAACTTCACTAGATAATAACTTTTTCATAGAACTACTATACCAAATTTTAACAATTTGTGCTATACTTTTAAGCGTTGTGCAAACAACCCTTGACGCTTAGTTCCCTTTCGTCAAGCATATTATAGACGTGAAGAGTTGTCGCTCTTTAACGTTAAAGGAGAAAAATTTTTATGAAACATTTTACTATTCGTGATTTTGCGCAAGTAGCGCTTGTTGCTGCACTTTATATTG encodes:
- a CDS encoding GtrA family protein, producing MKKLLSSEVFKYLFFGVLATLVYMGTRLVIFALTQSATTSAVIANVIAIVFAFFTNDYFVFNQVRTGWFNRFVKFFVARLSTLALDLILAYLLVTKFPHIIGQFVNDNISLVNMIETVFSQVLIIVLNYVFSKLLIFKDKK